The region CGGACCGCACCCTGGACGGCAAGGACGCGAGCGGCAAGAAGAAGGCCTCGCCGAGCGCCCGCCCCACGGCCGCCCCGACTCCCGTGTCCGGCAAGGGAATCACCGTCACCGTCTACAACGGCACCACCGTCACCGGCCTGGCCGCGAGGGCCGCCGCCGAGCTGACCTCGGACGGTTTCACGGTCACCGGCACGGCGACCGCGAACAGCCAGGACCACGCGACGACGGTCATCGAGTACGGCCCGGGCCACAAGTCCGAGGCCCAGACCGCGGCCCGCGTCTTCCCGGGCGCGGCCATGCAGCCGGTGCCGGGGGCGGGGGTCAACGTGGTCGTCGGCCAGTCGTACAAGGGCGGTTCCACGGGCGCGCCGCAGCCCACCGCGATCCCGAAGGACGTCACCGAGGGAGCCCGCTCGGCGGACGACAACCCCTGCTCGAACCTCACCTACGGCTGACCGGGGCGCCCTCGCCAGGAAACGGCCACCGCCGGGCGACGGCGAGGGCACACCCGTACAGCCCCAGCACGACCACCAGCAGGGCGTAGTACGCCCTCGGGAGTCCCACCAGCCCCAGCGGCGGGCCGAGGGGGGACAGCGGCAGCAGTAGCCCGACGGCGGCTAGCCCGGCCGCCGCCCGCCCGACGGCTCCCCGGATCCGGCCGCCGCCGCCACGCAGAAGCAGCATCACCACGGCCTGGGTGAGGAGGTTCTCGGTGAACCAGGCCGAGTGGAAGACGGCCCGGTCGTCCAGGGCGTCGGGCCCGTGCAGGGCGAGGGCGAGCACGGCGAAGGTCGCGAGGTCGGTGACGGCGTTGAGCGCCCCGAAGCCGCCGAGGAAGCGGAGCAGGTCACGGGGGCGCGGAGCGGTCGGCCGGGCCAGGGTGCCGGGCGCGGGACGGTCGTAGGCGTACGCCAGTTGGGCCGCGTCGAAGCACAGGTTCTGGGCGAGGACCTGCGCCGGGAGCATGGGCAGGAAGGGCAGCAGGAGTCCGGCGGCGAGCATCGCGACGACGTTGCCGAGGTTCGAGGAGAGCGTGACGCGCAGATACGTGGCGATGTTGCCGCTGCTGTGCCGGCCGGCCGTGACGGCGTGGGCGACCGCGGCGAGGTCCTTCTCCCCGAGGACGACGTCCGCGCTCTCGCGGGCCACGTCGACGGCGGTGCGCGGTGCGATCCCGACGTCGGCGGCGCCCAGCGCGGGCACGTCGTTCGTCCCGTCGCCGAGGAAGCCGACGGTGTGGCCGCCGGCCCGCAGCGCGGCGACGATCCGGGCCTTGTGGGCGGGGGCGCAGCGCGCGAAGACCGTCGTACGGCGGGCCAGGTCCGTCAGTTCGGTGTCGCCGAGGGCGACGGCGGTGTCCGCGTCCACGACCTCTCCGGGGTCGAGGCCCAGGTCGTGGCAGGCGCGGGCGGCCGTGCCCGGATGGTCGCCGGTGAGGATCTTCACGTCCACCCCGAGCGCGGCGAGGTCGCGCAGGGCCTCGGCGGCGGTGGGCGCGAGGTCGTCCCGCAGGGCGACGAAACCCCGGAAGGTCAGACCGCGTACGTCGGCCGGGGTCCATTCGCGGGTGCGCGCGGGCCGCTCGGCGGTGGCGACGGCGAGCAGGCGCAGTCCGCTCGCCGCCTGTCCGTCGGCTCGCGAGAGAAGCCGGGCCCGCTCGGCGGGGTCCAGCCCGCACCGTTCGACGACGTCCGCGACCGCGCCCTTGACGACGAGGACATGGGTCCCGAGTCGCCCCCGCACCACCGCCGTGGCCAGCCGCCGCACCGGGTCGAAGGGCAGCGCGGCCACCCCGTCGTACCGTTCCCCGACCGGTCCCGCCGCCGTCAGGAGGGCTTCGTCGAGGGCGTCCGGGGCGGGCGGTTCGGCGAGTTGGAGGGTCCACCAGGCGGCCGTGGCGGCCCAGTCGAGCACCTGCGGATCGTCTCGTCCGTCGGCGTCCGTGGACCGTTCGACGACCGGCTGGTCCCGGGTGAGGGTGCCGGTCTTGTCGAGGCACAGGACGTCGACCGCGCCCAGGTCGTGCAGCGCGGGCAGCCGTTTCACCACGACCCCGTGCGCCCGGGCCAGCCCCGACGCCGCACGGGCCAGACAGGTGCTGACGACGACCGGCAGCATCTCGGGCGTCAGTCCGACGGCCACCGCGACAGCGAACGGCAGCGTCTGAGGCCCCTGCCGGCGCAGCGCCCCGCTCGCCATCAGCACGAGCGGCGGGGCGAGCAGCATGAACCGGATCAGCACCCAGGAGATCCCGTGCAACGACCGGTCGAAGGCACTCTTGTCCCGCGCCGCGGCCGTCCTGTGCGCGCCCGCGAAGTGGGTCCGCGCCCCCGTGGCCACCACCACGGCGGTGGCGGTTCCGGAGGCGACGGCGCTGCCCTGGAAGCACAGCTCCGGCCGCGCGAACACACCCCGGTCCCCCGCGCCCGGCCGTACGGCCTTCGCGACCGGTGCCGACTCGCCCGTCAGCGGCGCCTGGTGCACGGTCAGCCCGGTCGCGCGCAGCAGCCGTACGTCCGCCGGGACCAGGTCACCGGCTCCGAGCCGGATCACGTCGCCCGGCACGAGTTCGGCGACCGGGATCTCCCGGGCGAGCGGCGGCCCGCCCCCCTGGGGCTTTCGCAGGACCGTCGCGGTACCTGCGACCAGCTCGCGCAGCCCACTGAGGAAACGTTCCGCCTGATGTTCTCCCGAGGCGCGCAGCACACAGCTGACCGCGACCAGGGAGAGGATCACCGCGGCCGTCCCCCAGGCCGTGACGGCGGCGGAGACGAGCCCGAGACAGAGCAGTACGGCGGTGAAGGGGTCGCGCAGACTCCGTACGAACCGGACGGACCAACGGACCGGCCTGGCAGCCGGAACGAGGTTCTCCCCGACGGCCGCCGACCGTGCCTCGGCCTCGGTGTCGGTCAGAGCGCGCGGGAAACTCTCGAGCCGGTGCGGCGTCCGGAGCTCAGACTCCACGGAGGTGCCGTACGGGGGTGCCCTCGGCCCGGTCGGTCAGCCGCCCGACCAGCAGCCGTACGACGGTGACGATGTCCGGGTCGTCGACGAGGTACACCTGCCGGCGCCCTTCGCGTCTGGACCGTACGAGCCCGGCGAGTCTCAGCTTGGTGAGGTGCTGGCTCACGGCGGGCAGCGCGCCGCCGACCCGCTCGGCGAGCCCCGTCACATCGCTCTCGCCCTGCGCGAGCGCCCACATGATGTGCAGCCGCGCGGGCGAGGCGAGCAGCCCGAAGGCACCGGCGGCCTCCGCCAGCACCTCGGCGGACGGATCGTCGGAACCTGTGTTGCCCGTACCTGTCACCACCGCGCCAGTTTAGGCGGGTGCGGGGCCCGTGCTGCGTCGCACGATGAGGTGGGCGGGGATGACGGAGACCACCGCGCCGAAGTCCGTGCCCGGCGCCTGCCCGCCGTCGATCCGCGCGAGGAGCAGCCTCAGCGACCGGGTGCCGATCTCCTGGAAGTCGGTGCGGATGGTGGTGAGCGGGGGCAAAAGATGGGCGGCTTCCGGGATGTCGTCGTAGCCGACGACGCTGACGTCGTCCGGGACCCGGCGGCCGGCCTCGTGGAAGGCGCGCAGCGCGCCGAGCGCCATCTGGTCGTTGGAGGCGAAGACGGCGGTGACGTCCGGATCGCGGGCGAGCCGCCGGCCCAGTTCGTACCCGGAGTCCGCGCTCCAGTCGCCGACGAGCGGCTCGGGCACCTCGGCCCCGGCCTTCTCCAGGGTCTCGCGCCAACTCGCGGCCCGGCGTTCCGCGGACGTCCAGCCGGCCGGTCCTGCGATGTGCCGGACCGTACGGTGGCCCAGTCCCAGCAGGTGTCCGGTGGCCAGGAGTGCCCCGCCCCGGGAGTCGGCGGTGACCATGGGGGTGTCGTCGCCGAGGGCGTTGTCCATCACGACGAGGGGGATGTCGAGGTGGGCCTCGGCGAGCGCCCTGCCGACGCGCCACTGCGGGGCGATGGCGATGACCCCGTCGGCGCCCTCCGCCGACAGCCGGTCCACGGCCTGGACGACGGTGTCCCGGTCGGCGGTGTCGAGGGCGATGGAACTGACCAGGTAACCCGCGTCCTGGGCGGCGGTGTTGATCGCGGTGAGCGTGGAGGCGGGCCCGTAGCGGGCCGCGTCGAAGGAGATCACTCCGAGCATCCGGGTCCGCCCGCTGGCCAGTGACCGCGCGCTGCGGCTCGGCCGGTAGCCGAGCGACCGCATGGCCTCCAGCACCGACTCGCGGGTCTCGGCCCGTACGGCCGGGTTGTCGTTGAGTACCCGTGACACGGTCTGCTTGGAGACACCGGCGAGCCGTGCCACGTCGTCCATCACCGGCCGGGTGCCCGCGAAGTTACGTCGGCTGCGTCCCTTGGGAGCGGCGCCGCCACCGGCACTTCGGGTCATGGGGGTCGCATCCTTCGGCTTCGTCGCGCGGCGGTCGTGCCCCGCCCGGCTGGCCCACAGGATAGGCCGCCGGGCGGGGGTGACCACCGAAAGGCCCTACCCCGCGACCACGTGAGTCCGGACCGTGACCCACTCGGCCCGAGCGACCGAGGCCTCCCCCACCGGCACGGGCACCGGCAGGTACACGGGTGGGTCGGCCGGGAACGGCAGCACCCGCACCCGCAGCCCGCCGCCTGCGCGCAGCGCGTCGTCCGGCAGCCGGTCGAGGCCGATCTCCCAGACCCGCCCGGAGAAGTACTGGTCGGCGACCAGTGTGTCCCCCGCATACGCGCGGGCGACGTCTCCGCTCCAGTGGACGCGCAACAGCGTTCCGGTGCGCGGGAGTTCGTCCGGTACGTCGATGAGGTACTCGGCGGCGGACGTGTCGAAGTACGTGTCGGCGGGGGCGCTGGCCCGGTCCAGTACGCCGGTGACGGTGTCGGGGGCGGGTCCGGCGGGCCGGACCAGGGACACGTCGAGGGTGCCGGAGGCGCCGCCGGTGGGGAGCGTGTAGCGGGTGAACACCCCGTCGGCGGCGACGGCCAGGTGCTCGCCGGGGGGCCGCTCGGGTGCGGGCAGCACGGCGAGCGAGGTCTCCGCCGCCGGACTGTGCACCCGTACCTCGCCGGCCGGCTCGTCGAAGACGACCCCGCCGCCGTCACCGCACAGCAACAGCCGCTCGGCGCCCCAGGCGGTGCCCCGGTAGGCGGTACGGGCGGTCGCCGCGTCCAGCACCAGCAGGCCGACCTGTCCGCCGTCGGGCGTCCCTACCTCGACGAGCGCGTCCGTACCGGGCCGCAGCCCGGTGACGAGGAAGCGTCCGTCGGCGGACACGACCTTCCCCATGGGGGTGTGCACATACCTCAACGTGCCGATGTCCAGAGCCAGTTCGACGGGAATCCCGTCCGTGGCGGCCAGCACCAGGACGGTACGTCCGCCGACGTCCACCGTGCACACCGGCTGGGCGGTGGCCCAGTCGAGCCGGAGCCCTGCCACGTCGAGGCGTAACGGCCAGCAGAAGTACGCACCCTGAGGAACCGTCACTGGCGCGCCGGGAAAGGTCAGTTCGGGTCCGCCCGGGAGGGCGACGGTGAACGACGTGTCCGGGTGGTCCGGCAACGGCTCGTGCGGCTGGTGGTTGTTGACGAAGAGGAAGCCGGAGTGACCGTCGCTCCGGACGGCCCACCGCAGGGTGTCCCGGTCACCCTGCCCGGCCGGCCGGCGCTCGGGCAGCACGGACTCCATGGGTGCGACACGCTCACCGAAGTCCGCCAACAGCAGGTGCTGTAGGCGCAGTTCGTCGTACGAGGGCCGGTACTGCCCGTACTCGCCGAGCGGCGCCTGGAAGTCGTACGTCAAGGCGGGCAGGTCGTTGGGGTAGCCGGTGGCGTGGGACTCCTGGAGGGTGGTCAGCTCGCCCGCCGGGTTGGTGCCGCCGTGGAACATGTAGTAGCCCTGCCAGACCGAGCCGCACCCGATCTTCGTGAGCCCGAGCGCGCCGACGTCGGCGGCGTCGACACGGGGTCGGCGGTGGTAGGCCACGGCCATTCCGTCGCCCAACTCGCAGGTGGCCCAAGGGAAGCGGTCGGTCGGGGCCGGTTCGCCGCCCCGCACGTGGGTCGGTCGCAGGTCGGCGCCGATGCCCTCGTCGTCGCGCTGGTGGGTGAAGAAGAAGTGCTTGCGGCAGGTGTCGGGCCAGCCGCCGTCCCACTCGGTCCAGAAGGTCTCGGGGTAGCCGCCGAACAGCGGAAGCAGTTCGTCGGGCGGGAGTTGGACGCCGCCCCAGGCCGTCGAGGTCCAGAGCGGGGCGCTCAGCCCGGCTTCCTGCGCCATCCGCTTCAGGGTGAGGAGATGGCCGGGCCGGTCGTACAGCTCGTTCTCGATCTGGATGGCGACGATCGGGCCGCCGTGCGCCCGGTCGAGCCCCTTCAGCTGCTCGCCGATCGCGGTGAACCAGCCGTGTACGGCTTCCAGGTAGGCGGGGTCGTCGGTGCGGGGTGCGGGGGTGCGGGTGAGCAGCCAGTCGGGCAGCCCGCCGTTGCGTACCTCGGCGTGGCTCCAGGGCCCGACGCGCGGGATGAAGTCCAGGCCGTGGCGGGCGCAGAGTTCGACGAAG is a window of Streptomyces sp. B21-083 DNA encoding:
- the mgtA gene encoding magnesium-translocating P-type ATPase, producing the protein MESELRTPHRLESFPRALTDTEAEARSAAVGENLVPAARPVRWSVRFVRSLRDPFTAVLLCLGLVSAAVTAWGTAAVILSLVAVSCVLRASGEHQAERFLSGLRELVAGTATVLRKPQGGGPPLAREIPVAELVPGDVIRLGAGDLVPADVRLLRATGLTVHQAPLTGESAPVAKAVRPGAGDRGVFARPELCFQGSAVASGTATAVVVATGARTHFAGAHRTAAARDKSAFDRSLHGISWVLIRFMLLAPPLVLMASGALRRQGPQTLPFAVAVAVGLTPEMLPVVVSTCLARAASGLARAHGVVVKRLPALHDLGAVDVLCLDKTGTLTRDQPVVERSTDADGRDDPQVLDWAATAAWWTLQLAEPPAPDALDEALLTAAGPVGERYDGVAALPFDPVRRLATAVVRGRLGTHVLVVKGAVADVVERCGLDPAERARLLSRADGQAASGLRLLAVATAERPARTREWTPADVRGLTFRGFVALRDDLAPTAAEALRDLAALGVDVKILTGDHPGTAARACHDLGLDPGEVVDADTAVALGDTELTDLARRTTVFARCAPAHKARIVAALRAGGHTVGFLGDGTNDVPALGAADVGIAPRTAVDVARESADVVLGEKDLAAVAHAVTAGRHSSGNIATYLRVTLSSNLGNVVAMLAAGLLLPFLPMLPAQVLAQNLCFDAAQLAYAYDRPAPGTLARPTAPRPRDLLRFLGGFGALNAVTDLATFAVLALALHGPDALDDRAVFHSAWFTENLLTQAVVMLLLRGGGGRIRGAVGRAAAGLAAVGLLLPLSPLGPPLGLVGLPRAYYALLVVVLGLYGCALAVARRWPFPGEGAPVSRR
- a CDS encoding ArsR/SmtB family transcription factor, with the translated sequence MVTGTGNTGSDDPSAEVLAEAAGAFGLLASPARLHIMWALAQGESDVTGLAERVGGALPAVSQHLTKLRLAGLVRSRREGRRQVYLVDDPDIVTVVRLLVGRLTDRAEGTPVRHLRGV
- a CDS encoding LacI family DNA-binding transcriptional regulator, which produces MTRSAGGGAAPKGRSRRNFAGTRPVMDDVARLAGVSKQTVSRVLNDNPAVRAETRESVLEAMRSLGYRPSRSARSLASGRTRMLGVISFDAARYGPASTLTAINTAAQDAGYLVSSIALDTADRDTVVQAVDRLSAEGADGVIAIAPQWRVGRALAEAHLDIPLVVMDNALGDDTPMVTADSRGGALLATGHLLGLGHRTVRHIAGPAGWTSAERRAASWRETLEKAGAEVPEPLVGDWSADSGYELGRRLARDPDVTAVFASNDQMALGALRAFHEAGRRVPDDVSVVGYDDIPEAAHLLPPLTTIRTDFQEIGTRSLRLLLARIDGGQAPGTDFGAVVSVIPAHLIVRRSTGPAPA
- a CDS encoding beta-galactosidase, translating into MTHHSLRVPATAEPPLTGHLPFSDAPGVADPIGVTSRWFTRGGRPWFPVSGEFHYTRYPAAEWEEELLKMKAAGVTAVASYLIWIHHEETEGHIRFDGDRDLRRFVELCARHGLDFIPRVGPWSHAEVRNGGLPDWLLTRTPAPRTDDPAYLEAVHGWFTAIGEQLKGLDRAHGGPIVAIQIENELYDRPGHLLTLKRMAQEAGLSAPLWTSTAWGGVQLPPDELLPLFGGYPETFWTEWDGGWPDTCRKHFFFTHQRDDEGIGADLRPTHVRGGEPAPTDRFPWATCELGDGMAVAYHRRPRVDAADVGALGLTKIGCGSVWQGYYMFHGGTNPAGELTTLQESHATGYPNDLPALTYDFQAPLGEYGQYRPSYDELRLQHLLLADFGERVAPMESVLPERRPAGQGDRDTLRWAVRSDGHSGFLFVNNHQPHEPLPDHPDTSFTVALPGGPELTFPGAPVTVPQGAYFCWPLRLDVAGLRLDWATAQPVCTVDVGGRTVLVLAATDGIPVELALDIGTLRYVHTPMGKVVSADGRFLVTGLRPGTDALVEVGTPDGGQVGLLVLDAATARTAYRGTAWGAERLLLCGDGGGVVFDEPAGEVRVHSPAAETSLAVLPAPERPPGEHLAVAADGVFTRYTLPTGGASGTLDVSLVRPAGPAPDTVTGVLDRASAPADTYFDTSAAEYLIDVPDELPRTGTLLRVHWSGDVARAYAGDTLVADQYFSGRVWEIGLDRLPDDALRAGGGLRVRVLPFPADPPVYLPVPVPVGEASVARAEWVTVRTHVVAG